Below is a genomic region from Zea mays cultivar B73 chromosome 9, Zm-B73-REFERENCE-NAM-5.0, whole genome shotgun sequence.
gaactgtcagtgactcaggggaatagtggcgcaagggtagatttgagtgggttgatttggattaaacccagggtcctcggtgcaaagtagttttccaggaaacctttatttaaatctgatttaaattttgacagaacttgaataatccataacttctgttttattcatccaaatttagtcaaaccaattttgtcagactttaaataatgtaaactacttaggaaaaatataaaacccttatgtactacagaaaactttagggttctgatttaattattgttttggccaaaagataaataataggaagaaaaatagttgcactatttgactagggttagaaaaatttgaagaagtttatgtccacctactgacctgtttaaaaatgctaaacctctgtgtccaccccattaagttagtttttgccatttattttacaatgtgcttaaggttaagaaaaatagaaaaggtgatttaaataatgaaccaggggtactcctatttttgttaaggGTACTTATTTaaagtagttcactagaaaaatctatgataccctggtttagtataaaataaataggataccttttattttaagaaaacaaggaaaacttagaaaaaccctacaaaaataaccccaaggtgaaaacaccccaacccttgggatagttaatgttttgttattaaaaacttaggaaaaatatgaaatctgttgtttgacatttttcaaataacaatatagtagaaagtgcctttttggcattaaactttagaaaatcataactaaataaccaccccttagctttctgtgatctttggcacagaagcttattattactattagataccaacaaaaataacctttaggacagaacccacccctaattaagagttgtagtgcaaagtggcccatttacaccactcttgttatttttgtctagagcatagcctttttCAATTGAACCTCAAAGTCCTAGGATAAGCTATATTGACCAaaggcaagccactgtaatttttacaaaatttttggaaaaagttaaaccaatgttgtagttcaaacctacactagaattcataaatagaaaataaagaaaggaaaatgaataatgggaaatggtgtcatcctaaaacccttgtaaattgttcactaaattataataaggaaataccaatcctatatgcttatccttaacaaaaacctaaacctagagtgataagcctaaaccactaaaagcctcgtatgaccaagaaaacccCAAGTTACTcagtaacttagtttttcttcctttagcataatgttattaaatcctgcataatcatgacatacatattcattgcctttcgatagactgtaacctcgctgacggagagtacgtccttgtgccggagcaaggagctgctcaggaggtagccccggatccagcacccgagcctgcaccagaggatctgcctgccacagccttagaaggcaagccccggtttatgcataacctgttatttatgctattttaatatacttaatgtttgtaggattgattgtgcacttaggtgtaggagttgtttgaaaccctagttgcatgatctcaggaatcctgttgagatgaatactagtatgctaggtcgagtagctgctttattaattaggatctcggtagaagtcgagtgatttttctagcactcgcgcgaggtcaggaaattggttgtacccacttccatatcataatgatgctagtctggggacaacaatccatggggattggttgtctacgagatgaaatgggaataaggattaacgtgcggatacctgtgtcaagcgtttgaatgtactaaacacataccgagaaatatggtaaatcgataagcctagtacttgagtgaacctgcccgcagactttacccctcacgcgacctgagacgtggtctcccattccggttatggtgggtacaagtgcggtcactgcacgacggcagtcggggtcagtgaggcattgtacgccaaggcggtgagccctgatctgttgccaggggatcgatggggacggttgatgtgtgtggggatgaagtgcctcgccacgtcgtgtgtttaggtttaccttgcaaggataaaactcgattcgaatcgtctgcttctcgcagctaatgagactgcttgatccattgtactgcattgagtaacaagtggaaatatgatgagttgatataagatgttgattgctaaaaatgtttgctactatgtatgaatagatagtacacatttagccttaagagagtcacacttaaattggcaaagttaaaacttgacttagaaactcagctggtgcttttggcaacccaaccccacagccaaacagctgcatgtctagaggtagaggagtagactcctcacaccgggtaagtctagctgagtattagtatactcagccttgcttgtggcataatttttacaggttctctggaggacatggttgctggagtgacttggccgtccatcttgccaccgggttggactgtcgagtgggaccctacctcggctgaggaggagcatgaggagtgatgggacaggcttccccatctctttgtttatttaccgttagttttattccgctgcatttcgaacaatgatgactacttttgcaaaactccgatggtgatgtaataatttaatactcttacatgcatggttttatgctttattgtatttgctctgtgactcgccatcgagtgagattgtggtacttgatcctgtcagtggccgtgtcggactagatccgagggattgacgggttattcccatttaagtgtggtctagcctctaagacgggacttaggcacttaagttggaataattcaggcagttccgccacagaaagagtccgaccagctcgcgacttctttcatcacaccttttggcatgtactgctacattactatgccattcggtttgaggaacacgggtgcgacataccaaaggtgcatgaaccacatgtttggagagcacattggtcgaacggtcaaggcttacgtcgatgacatcgtagtcaagacgaggaaagcctctgacctcctctctgaccttgaaacgacattcaagtgtctcaaggcgaaaggcgtaaaactcaatcccgagaagtgtgtcttcggagtcccccgaggcatgctcctggggttcatcgtctccgagcggggcatcgaggccaacccggagaaaatcgcggccatcaccaacatggggcccatcaaggacttgaaaggagtacagagggtcatgggataccttgcggctctgagccgtttcatctcgcgcctcggtgaaagaggcctacctctgtaccgcctcttaaggaaaaccgagcgcttcacttggacccccgaggccaaggaagccctcgggaacctaatggcgctccttacaagcgcgcccatcttggtgccccccgctgccagagaagccctcttgatctacgtcgccgctaccactcaggtggtcagcgccgcgatcgtagtcgagagacgagaagaggggcacacaTTGTCGGTCtagaggctggtctacttcatctgtgaggtactgtccgagaccaaaatccgctacccgcaaattcagaagttactgtacacagtaattctgacgcggcgaaagttgcgacactactttgagtctcatccggtgactgtggtgtcatccttccccctaggggagatcatccagtgccgagaggcctcgggttggattgcaaagtgggcggtggagatcatgggcgagacaatcttgttcgcccctcggaaggccatcaagtcccaagttttggcagactttgtggctgaatgggtcgacacccagcttccagtagctccgatccaaccggaactctggaccatgtttttcgacgggtcgctgatgaaaacaggagcgggcgcgggcctgctcttcatctcacccctcgagaagcacctccgctacgtgttgcgcctccatttcccggcgtccaacaacgtggccgagtatgaggctctggttaacgggttgcgcatcgccatcgagctaggggtccggcgcctcgacgctcggggcgactcgcagcttgtcatcgaccaagtcatgaagaactcccattgccgcgaccagaagatggaagcctactgcgatgaggttcggcgcctggaggacaagttctacgggctcgagctcaaccacttcgcccgacgatacaacgagactgcggacgagctggctaagatagcctcggggcggacgacggttccaccggacgtcttctcccgagacctacattaaccctcagtcaagaccgacgacacgcccgagcccgaggcaccctcgactcagcccaaggcaccctcggcccccgagggtgaggcactgcgcgtcgaggaagagcggaatggggtcacgcctaatcgaaactggcagaccccgtacctacaatatctccaccgaggagagctaccccacgacaaagccgaagctcggcgactggcgcggcgcaccaagtcgttcgtcttgcagggtgacggaaaggagctctaccaccgcagcccctcagacatccttcagcgatgcatatccatcgccaaaggtcaggagttattacaagaaatacactcggggccttgcggccatcacgcagcgcctcgagcccttgttggaaacgcctttcgacacggtttctactggccaaccgcggtggccgatgccactaggattgtacgcacctgccaagggtgtcaattctacgcaaggcagacgcacctacccgctcaggccttgcaaacaatacccatcacctggtcgtttgctgtatgaggtctggacctcgttggtcccttgcagaaggcacccggggctacacgcacctgctggtcgccatcgacaagttctccaagtggatcgaggttagacccctaaacagcatcaggtccgaacaggcggtggcgttcttcaccaacatcatccatcactttggggtcccgtactccatcatcaccgacaacgacacccagttcaccggcaggaagttcctggacttctgcgaggaccaccacatccgggtggactgggccgccgtagctcaccccatgatgaatgggcaggtagagcgtgccaacggcatgattctgcaaggactcaagccatggatctacaatgacctcaacaagttcggcaggcgatggatgaaggaactcccctcggtggtctggagtctgaggacaacgccaagccgagccacgggcttcgcgctgttctttctagtctatggggccgaggctatcttgcccatagacttagaatacggatccccgaggacgagagcgtacgacgaccgaagcagccggaccaaccgagaagactcactggaccagctggaagaggctcgagacatggccttactacactcggcacggtatcagcagtccctgcgacgctaccacgcccgaggggttcggtctcgagacctccaggtgggcgacttggtgcttcggctacgacaagacgactgagggcgccacaagctcacgcctccttgggaagggtcgttcatcatcgccaagattttgaagcccggaacatacaagctggccaacagttaaGGCGAGATCTacagtgtggcagaacctcccaagttattgggcccacatgcacctgtccttgtctcaaagacctcagactgctatgcatgtgcaccagataacttaacaggatccgtccgattgccctaaggacatcggataaaccacttacaaccagaaccgcgggattaagtaacacaaatcacacacacaacatttttgcagcggaaatcttattaccaaattttacaagttacacaaattttatattagtttatcggagtgattacaaaagtataagtttgaaatatatatgctagctcaagggatcatcctcaataagaagtatagaagggttacttagacttataagaaggccgagcccaccggcacttaacaccatcatcagcagcacaaaactaaaacctgaaaaacaacagggaataaaaccctgagtatggaattactcagcaagtcttacccgactaaggaaaagactctcaagggtatgctggataaataggaatcaaggagaggctttagcaagaatcaacttagatacttttgcagaaatagcttactaaagtgagtccttactttcaatcttttaacgccatattaagtattaatagactctatttgcatctagtctaatttcaacatctcatcaatacaacatcatttttatccatagtgttcacatcctgactttaggttgtagaaaagtgaccaagtcttcataaccgcgaaggtacggcgatccgaatcgattatactcagctgaggatctccaatcacacgacatatgtagcacttaacccttgcatatgtcaacccgccaccggggttcttaagactagatcaggttcacgcaaaccgagagcacagatacaccaccgtccagcctcttgccacggagggtacacgctgctctcaccaccgctccacgcccatttcgtgttatcttattctggccttagtgtgcccgaggcaaggcttacccatgacgaggcatgtgaccagttaaagggtcctcggtcagcacgcctacatacgcattaatccttaaccaacctgggtagaacatcacctgttcctaacccaagtctcaatttaagtatttccatccttaggattgtgtctgttccttaggattgaaagagcatcacagggaactttgcagtaagatcccactattgctccaaatgaaaatattcttgcaggtagaagccatcctctcccgggttagactgaggacaacctctatccacaagatctaagcaaggctaagcatttttgtaaatcatagtttgatacttcacagaagtatctataaaggtatggatatcaaggaaagcaatgcatcaaagggtttcaagcaactcctatgaacctaatgcacatttcactagacttaaagtgtgcgaaaagtatttaaaaacacaaggaaaggggttgcatgcaccggggcttgcctgagtaacactaggttagtgttggttAGGTGACGTCCGCTTGATGAGTATTCTTTGACCGAGCACTtgcttgatttaaccatcttcaggttGATTCATCAGCTTCAGCTTGCAGATTAGcccacgcttggggtcgacttggtttttcttccgcatcacgcgattatttatcgtcctgaatgaaatgcattatgcatatgaatgcatataaaGAACAATAACACTAGTTATTAATATACGACTACGcacaataattacgcttctcgaacTTAACGCAAACATCATgaacaacaaactatacacaagaaatacaattagcctaatcacaacttatcagttaattaattaaattctgaACTAATCCTTTGccttataaattatactacatctttataagtgattaaaatattttatCATCACACATGCCTACCAAAATTCTACTCGGTCCACTAATTCAGCTAAGTGACCGGAATAACGAAATAATTCGCCATAGCTGAatctggctcgataatcgcaagaactgcgaagtcgacgagagtttcgtgactcacgcaatttatcgagcacccTAATGAGCCTCGCACTAACACATTAATTTATTCAACGatcgaactatactgaataatttATCAACTTACCGTTTTCACAGCTGACATGAATCCACGAGATCGGTATCGATTTTCCGATCCAAGCAATTTGTTGAGCGTTTGGGAAATATCGCGTTATTATTTCGTCTTCACCTGATTCTTGGGATTTCTTAATGACACACGGATCGACGACGATCAGGAGGGCGACGTATATAGAGCTGTACTCGCGACGCGACGACGAACGGCGTTAACCGACGGAATCGACGACGCGATTGGGAATTAAAGCCGAGCGAGCCGAGAGGGCGCACCGGCGAGCAGGAAACCACGGGAGTACAAGATATGGAAAACGACGGGCTCGACAACACGCGAAGCGACGACAGTCGAATCGGCAACAAAGCGTTGGCGAATTCGATGAACACGACCACAGTCGCGTGCTGACGCGGTCAAGATAATGGTGGCTAGCAAGCTTGCGACAGAGCAATGATGGCGCGACACGACAAACTGAAACAGGGATACGGCAACATAGGGCTTGACCCGGCGAACAGCGACGCGAAGAGGAAAGCGAGGTTGCAGCCAGACGAGCTGGGACACAAACACACGCAGCGACTAGACAGGTTCTACGGCAAGCTTATGTCAGCATCTCAGACAGGAGCAATGAGCAGACAACGAGAACAAGCCACGGCACGTGAGAGTCTATCGTCCAAACGCCAAGGTTACTGAGCCAATATGGGCCAAGTAGTGTGTCAGCTATCTATGGATCGCTTGATGTTCGAGTAGTACTATATAAAAGACAAACACTTGTGTAATAGGGTCATGAACAATTTAGCTATCAAATATCAGACAAACTCGTCTTCCTCTTAGCTATTCCCTTCTCCAAGTCTTATTCTCCTCTGAGCTCTTCCTCTTCGATCCCCCTTCCTAGGTGTCGCTAACATTTGGTATCAGACTAGGACTCAATCTCGATGGAGGCCACGATGCAGGATATTCTAGACGCACTGGCGCGCATGGAGGCACGCTTGACCGATGCGCTGGTGGGTCGCTGCGGCGAGCAGTACGCACGCGAGCACACTTCCCCCTTCGACGGATCCGCGCCTCCTTCTTCCATCGTCAACACACAGTACCGCGACGAGGCAATCCTTCCGCCTCTCGTCCACGACGACGCTGCGAAGGTGGCGTCCTTGGATTCGGGAAACGACTTTGGCCTGCAGCAGACCGCCACGGTGCTTGCGTCCCTGGGGTCCGACGAGATGTCTTCATCGACCATGCTCCTCGCCGGCTCCATATCCGACCGCTACATTCCGCCGCTCTACGACGACGACTGCTACACCATGCCACAACCATTTGTCGATACTCTCGCCAACCCCGACGATGACCTCCTCCAGGAGCTCGACGTGTTGGACGAGGATGCCGCGAGCGCCAACGCGGCTGACGACGATTCAGGCGCTGTCCTCGTCTATGCGCCGCTCGACTCGAACATCGACAGCAGCGGATCACCGCGCTACCCGTGCCTCCCCGAGGGCGCGGTGTTGTTCCATCGGGACCCGGACGAGAAGGTCCTCATCGGCGGGACGGAGTTGTCCGGCGAAGTCCGCCGCCTCCGTTTCTCCTTGTCGTCACCAGACCAGGCGATGAACCCCGCGCTCGTCCCCAACACCGACGCAGAGGAGGAGGAGGTTCTCACCATCACGCCCACCAAGTGTTCGACAATATACCTCAACCGCGGCATTTACTCCGTCCCCAACCCGGTCCTCCATCGTCAGCACCTACTCCGGGACTGCGACGGCAACCACGTCGGAGTCGACGTCGACATCCTTCCTACCTCCGAGTTCGACGAGGGTCCCATCTTCGACGAGGAGCCCTGCTTCCACCGCAGCCTCCTGGATTCAGATCCAGACTCTCCCTACGACTGGGTCATCCCCGTCATCGCCGTCCACGGCAGCGGCGACACTGAGCTGTCCCACAGCGAAGCCGACAAGGTCCCCGCGACCGCCGCGCTACCCAACCTGCGCGAGAAGATCTGCTGTCGGTTCGTCGATAGGACGAAGCTGTCCCGCCACGTCCGCCTCATCCACTTCTCCCTACCGTCGCCGGACCAGGTGCTCGGCATCCCCACCGGCACGCATGTCTTCGACTGCACCAGCGTTGACGGGAAGCCGTGTATGCGATCGTACACGCCGACGAGCAAGGAGGACGAAGTTCTCGCCACTACGCCCAACAGGTGTTTGATGAATTGCTTCATCCTCACACAGAGTTGTTTCTCGCCTCCGGTCAGTTGCAGCTGGGATGCAGTGATGCAGAGACAACCATGGCCACCACCTATGCAATCCAACCGTGTTGTGAGCATCACCGACCGCCACACCGAGGAGGCCAGCCCCGTGCGCAAACTGGTTGCCGAGATCATTGGTGTGCTTGGGTCAAAACACATGAGAACTGTCACGCCGCTTCCTGACACCGGTCAATGGCTGCTTCTATCATTGATCGAGAAGCTCCCTCAAAGCGTGGTTGATCTACTGAGAGCTCATGTTATCAATCTCCATCATTATCTGATGTTGTTTAGCTTGCTGGGATTTTCAGTTCTGTTCGACTGTATCAAAGCACCTGACTCGAATGCTATCTGTAGAGGCATAACACAGGATATGACATATGCTGCTGTTCAAGCTTACACAGATGCATATCAGCCTGATTGGGAACGTATCAACTTCATTGTAGACATTTTgagatcgactcctggagaagggcCTTCGTGGTACCATCTTTTGAAGAAAGTTAGTGGCGGCTGCAATGATCTTAAGAACAACGAACACATGCTTGTTGTTGTCCTTACCAAACAGCAAGCTATTAAGACAGGAGGCAACTTCCAGATCGTGGAGTATTTCCTGGTTGAGGCAATCCAAATCCAGTCATATGGAGCAGAGGGCAATACCGAGCTCAACCTTTCAACTGGTGACTACATAGTGGTAGGGGTGTCAGATGTCCAGGTCTGGTGTGGCTGCGATCTGCTATTCCGCATTACAGACTGGCACATTCCATGGCATATCATCTTGGCGGTATCAAAATTTTCCATCAGCTTGGGAGCCAGCCGAAGCTCAAGAATGGAGAAATGTCAGCCATATGTCCAGTCGTCAGTCACTTCCCGTGACAAGCAAAAGTTGTTTGTCCGATTCTTTGGTGTGCTCTACAGAGTGTTCAACAAGATGAACTTCATGCTGCTGTTGGACGACGATTGGGAGCCACTGATGGATAATTACCGGCCTTTGGGAATAAAATCTCTGAGGTTCAGCACATTTTCTCTTGGAAATATGTCACCAAAGATAGAAGAGCAAAAAATTCAGTACACCATTCATACCATTGGAGGAAGCGTAACTGCAGTTCATGGATTTTTTGTCCAACTTGGTGTCAATGTGGATACGAGTGACTGGGAGCTTCAAACTCTGGGAAGACTTTCGGTTACTGTGGCAAAGCAAGCCAAGCTCGACCGCTTCCCCATCATCATTAGTGATCCAATATCAGCTACGTTCGGTGAACCATTTGAGAAAGCCAACCCAAGCCATTCCTCCACAGCAATCGTTTGTCGAGCTGGTTCAGGAATTGGtatggctgttggccttgtttcTTCTAGTCTAGGTGCTGTTGCTAGTGGCCAAGGCAATTTCATAGTCTTAGTTTGGGATCCTGGTGGTTATGCATATCACAGCTTGGGGACAAGCTAGCTTGGGGACAAGCTGTATTTCAAGCGGTGGGGAATGTCAGCATCTCAGACAGGAGCAATGAGCAGACAACGAGAACAAGCCACGGCACGTGAGAGTCTATCGTCCAAACGCCAAGGTTACTGAGCCAATATGGTCCAAGTAGTGTGTCAGCTATCTATGGATCGCTTGATGTTCGAGTAGTACTATATAAAAGACAAACACTTGTGTAATAGGGTCATGAACAATTTAGCTATCAAATATCAGACAAACTCGTCTTCCTCCCAGCTATTCCCTTCTCCAAGTCTTATTCTCCTCTGAGCTCTTCCTCTTCGATCCCCCTTCCTAGGTGTCGCTAACAGCTTATCGTGGCGTACAGCGAAATTTTTAAGCGCGAGTCGCCAGAGGAGACCACGCCGGAGGGTCGAAAGTAGGTCCCAAAGCGGCCATAGGAGGGACGAGCGGCACGCAAAGGAGCACGGTAAGGTGCAGCTGCCAGAGCGCGCGACACGTGCGCAGCCTCCACATCGCTGGATGAGCAGAGACCGAGGAGGGAGGGAGAAAAGCAGGGAAGCTGCTCAGCAGAAGACGCAAGGAGGAATGGAGGGAGCTTGGCGGGCTGCGCGCAGGGGAAAGAACCAGGGCGCGCGGCAACAAAGAGGGAGCGACTGGGCGTGAGCAGGAAGAAGCTCGGCTGGAGAGGGGCGAGCAAAAAGGAAATGAAGAGGACGCTCGGCCATGGAGGAAACTAGAGATCCGAGCAGGGGAAGCAGGAAGGGCGCGGCTTGAGAGCAGCTTGGAGGAGCGCTGCGATTGAGAGCTGGGGCACGACATGGGAAAGCAGGGGCGCGCCAGGGAAGAAGTTGCGCGCGGGTGGGGAAGAATCAGGGGCGAGCTTGTCGCGGCCAACAGGAAGCAGTGTGCGCGGCGATGGGAGCGGCTTCATGACGAGGGCGTACAGAGCACAGGGAGATGGGCGCCATCCGAGCCAGGGGCGAGCTCGGGGCAGGGAGGACCGCCGCGATGGGGAGGAAGAAAAGCGCGGTGTGGAGGCGAGCTGCCGTGGGCTGCTCAGCGTGGAGATGACGGCCTGTGTTTTGTATTCCCAGCCGAACGTgagcagaaaaatctgagcagagGAAAAAAAAGATCCACGATGGATGAAGACTACGGCGGCAGAGGATAAGAGAGAGAGTGATGTCGAGCGGTGGGATTTTTCCTCCGATGAGCGGCGCAGGGGATAGCGACGAAGGTAGAAGACAGACCTTTGCGCGATTATGTCACAGAAATATCAACGCCGGGAGCAATCCAAGACGGTAGAGGAAAAATCTgagagaaaaaaaataaaatatttttCTCCAGCAAAATTTTTGTGAATACTACGGATGTTTGGATTAGCGTTTAAAAAAATACAAATGAATTGGACCAAAACAAAATCAACGATAATATTTAGATGATGTTTGATTTGGTAAACATTCACAGATTCAGATAATTATGATGTTAAATACTTATATCCGAAGATTCGGATCTGTACGGA
It encodes:
- the LOC118473293 gene encoding uncharacterized protein; this encodes MEATMQDILDALARMEARLTDALVGRCGEQYAREHTSPFDGSAPPSSIVNTQYRDEAILPPLVHDDAAKVASLDSGNDFGLQQTATVLASLGSDEMSSSTMLLAGSISDRYIPPLYDDDCYTMPQPFVDTLANPDDDLLQELDVLDEDAASANAADDDSGAVLVYAPLDSNIDSSGSPRYPCLPEGAVLFHRDPDEKVLIGGTELSGEVRRLRFSLSSPDQAMNPALVPNTDAEEEEVLTITPTKCSTIYLNRGIYSVPNPVLHRQHLLRDCDGNHVGVDVDILPTSEFDEGPIFDEEPCFHRSLLDSDPDSPYDWVIPVIAVHGSGDTELSHSEADKVPATAALPNLREKICCRFVDRTKLSRHVRLIHFSLPSPDQVLGIPTGTHVFDCTSVDGKPCMRSYTPTSKEDEVLATTPNRCLMNCFILTQSCFSPPVSCSWDAVMQRQPWPPPMQSNRVVSITDRHTEEASPVRKLVAEIIGVLGSKHMRTVTPLPDTGQWLLLSLIEKLPQSVVDLLRAHVINLHHYLMLFSLLGFSVLFDCIKAPDSNAICRGITQDMTYAAVQAYTDAYQPDWERINFIVDILRSTPGEGPSWYHLLKKVSGGCNDLKNNEHMLVVVLTKQQAIKTGGNFQIVEYFLVEAIQIQSYGAEGNTELNLSTGDYIVVGVSDVQVWCGCDLLFRITDWHIPWHIILAVSKFSISLGASRSSRMEKCQPYVQSSVTSRDKQKLFVRFFGVLYRVFNKMNFMLLLDDDWEPLMDNYRPLGIKSLRFSTFSLGNMSPKIEEQKIQYTIHTIGGSVTAVHGFFVQLGVNVDTSDWELQTLGRLSVTVAKQAKLDRFPIIISDPISATFGEPFEKANPSHSSTAIVCRAGSGIGMAVGLVSSSLGAVASGQGNFIVLVWDPGGYAYHSLGTS